In one window of Thermodesulfobacteriota bacterium DNA:
- the modA gene encoding molybdate ABC transporter substrate-binding protein, which produces MLRAVFLSFLFLAQVICPFPTVAGERQLTVAGAADLAFAFREMAALFEKETGWKVVLSMGSTGMLAKQIEHGAPFDAFFAANKSYIDSLAEKGKVIPETIEPYASGRIVLAVRKGPGIRVEGLEGLVNGTYRIAIANPDHAPYGKAAMEAMKSAGVWDKVKTRLVYGENIRQTLQFVQSGNAPVGIVALSVADVPEIDYTIIPEGMHSPIDQAAAVVSTSKEAKAARDFIRFVKGPKGALIMKKYGFMLPEGSE; this is translated from the coding sequence ATGCTCAGGGCGGTATTCCTTTCATTCCTTTTTCTAGCGCAAGTAATATGTCCGTTCCCCACTGTAGCCGGAGAAAGGCAGCTAACGGTAGCTGGCGCCGCTGACCTTGCCTTCGCCTTCAGGGAGATGGCCGCTCTGTTCGAGAAGGAGACGGGTTGGAAGGTGGTGCTCTCGATGGGCTCGACCGGGATGCTCGCCAAGCAGATAGAGCACGGCGCGCCCTTCGACGCGTTTTTCGCCGCCAACAAGAGCTATATAGACTCGCTTGCAGAGAAGGGCAAGGTGATTCCGGAGACAATAGAGCCATATGCCAGTGGCCGGATCGTGCTGGCCGTCCGGAAGGGGCCGGGGATAAGGGTAGAGGGGCTTGAAGGCCTTGTCAATGGTACGTACAGGATAGCCATAGCAAACCCCGACCACGCGCCCTATGGAAAGGCCGCTATGGAGGCGATGAAATCCGCTGGTGTTTGGGACAAAGTGAAAACCAGGCTCGTCTACGGAGAGAACATAAGGCAGACGCTCCAGTTCGTCCAGTCAGGAAACGCCCCGGTCGGTATAGTGGCCCTTTCGGTCGCGGACGTGCCGGAGATAGACTACACCATCATACCCGAGGGGATGCATAGCCCCATCGACCAGGCTGCCGCAGTGGTAAGTACGTCGAAAGAGGCCAAAGCTGCAAGGGACTTCATAAGGTTCGTCAAGGGGCCGAAGGGCGCCTTGATAATGAAAAAATACGGCTTCATGCTTCCGGAAGGCTCTGAATAG
- a CDS encoding ATP-binding protein produces MSREKRLPVEELAWRCSPERFSFATTNEIASLQEIIGQDRALRSIQFGLGITNHNYNIFVLGDTGVGKSTSIKEIIEAKAKGEPVPDDWCYVFNFEDVDTPTAISLPPGRGADFAAEMDDLVETLLRDIPKVFESKDYEKHRDEIIEGQQERTRALFFRLEQRAMERGLVLKKTVSGLAVVPAKNGKPMSQEEFESLPPERRAIIEQDLAVMQDKLSDAIREARTIEKETKERINALDREVVQYVVNPAINELLDKFKEFKGVVDYLYKVKENILNNIDDFRPKEEVPLAIGGLRLQKPEPSFERYKVNLFVGNRESEGAPVVYESNPTYTNLFGRIEYKVQLGAATTDFTMVKPGSVHKANGGYLIVNALDILRNIFVYDSLKRMIKNREARIEDPWEQYRIVSATTLKPAPIPVNIKLVIIGEPFIYYLLYNLDTEYRKLFKVKADFDTVMPRTDANIEKYAHFIATRCREEGLIPFDRTGVAKVVESGARLAGDREKLSARFNEVTNIIVEASYWAGVEGAGTVSASHVEKADSERVYRNSKISDKLRDYIREDTLMVATAGKVVGQVNGLAILDPGDYAFGKPSRVTARVFMGDAGVVNIEREVKMSGRIHNKALMIFTSFLGERFAQRFPLTLSASITFEQLYEEIEGDSATCTEIYALYSGLSGVPLDQGIAVTGSMNQRGEVQPIGGVNEKIEGFFEICKAKGLTGGQGVIIPRRNVKNLMLKREVVEAVRDGKFAIYPIEHVDEGLEILTGMPVGERDEKGGFPEGSVNRLVEARLETLARSFKEFGRPPAKKELPGGGMGEAAKGTDGKGGKEKDAGL; encoded by the coding sequence ATGTCCAGAGAGAAGCGGTTGCCGGTCGAAGAGCTCGCCTGGAGGTGCAGCCCCGAGAGGTTCTCCTTCGCCACTACGAACGAGATCGCGTCCCTCCAGGAGATAATAGGCCAGGACAGGGCGCTCCGCTCCATCCAGTTCGGCCTCGGCATCACAAACCACAACTATAATATCTTCGTCCTGGGCGACACGGGGGTGGGGAAATCCACCTCGATAAAGGAGATTATCGAGGCCAAGGCCAAGGGCGAGCCAGTGCCGGACGATTGGTGCTATGTCTTCAACTTCGAGGACGTGGACACGCCGACGGCCATAAGCCTGCCGCCCGGCAGGGGTGCCGACTTCGCCGCCGAGATGGACGATCTCGTGGAGACGCTCCTGCGCGACATACCGAAGGTCTTCGAGTCCAAGGACTACGAGAAGCACAGGGACGAGATAATCGAGGGGCAGCAGGAACGGACAAGGGCGCTTTTTTTCAGGCTCGAGCAGAGGGCCATGGAAAGGGGGCTCGTCCTCAAGAAGACCGTCAGCGGCCTCGCGGTAGTGCCGGCCAAGAACGGCAAGCCCATGAGCCAGGAGGAGTTCGAGTCCCTGCCGCCGGAGCGGAGGGCGATAATCGAGCAGGACCTTGCAGTCATGCAGGACAAGCTCTCGGACGCCATAAGGGAGGCCCGGACGATTGAGAAGGAGACCAAGGAACGGATAAACGCCCTCGACAGGGAGGTCGTCCAGTACGTTGTGAACCCCGCGATAAACGAGCTCCTCGACAAGTTCAAGGAGTTCAAGGGGGTTGTGGACTACCTCTACAAGGTCAAGGAGAATATCCTGAACAACATCGACGACTTCAGGCCCAAGGAGGAGGTCCCGCTCGCAATCGGGGGCCTGAGGCTCCAGAAACCCGAGCCCTCCTTCGAGCGCTACAAGGTGAACCTCTTCGTCGGCAACAGGGAGTCCGAGGGCGCGCCTGTCGTGTACGAGTCCAACCCCACGTACACCAACCTTTTCGGGAGGATCGAGTACAAGGTGCAGCTCGGGGCCGCGACCACCGACTTCACGATGGTAAAGCCCGGGAGCGTGCACAAGGCAAACGGCGGATACCTCATCGTCAACGCCCTCGACATACTCCGGAACATATTCGTCTACGATTCCCTGAAGAGGATGATAAAGAACAGGGAGGCGCGCATAGAGGACCCGTGGGAGCAGTACAGGATCGTTTCGGCCACGACTTTAAAGCCGGCGCCCATCCCGGTGAACATAAAGCTCGTCATCATAGGCGAGCCGTTCATCTACTACCTCCTCTACAACCTCGATACCGAATACAGGAAGCTCTTCAAGGTCAAGGCAGACTTCGATACCGTCATGCCGAGGACCGATGCGAATATCGAGAAGTACGCGCACTTCATAGCCACCAGGTGCAGGGAGGAGGGGCTCATCCCCTTTGACAGGACAGGTGTGGCGAAGGTCGTGGAGTCCGGCGCGCGGCTTGCCGGCGACAGGGAGAAGCTCTCGGCCAGGTTCAACGAGGTGACGAACATAATCGTGGAGGCGAGCTATTGGGCCGGGGTCGAGGGGGCCGGGACCGTTTCGGCCTCGCACGTGGAGAAGGCCGATTCAGAGCGGGTCTACAGGAACTCGAAAATATCGGATAAGCTCCGGGACTACATAAGGGAAGATACGCTAATGGTCGCGACCGCCGGGAAGGTGGTCGGCCAGGTGAACGGCCTCGCCATCCTCGACCCGGGCGACTACGCCTTCGGCAAGCCTTCGAGGGTGACGGCCAGGGTCTTCATGGGAGATGCCGGGGTCGTAAACATAGAGCGGGAAGTGAAGATGAGCGGCCGCATCCACAACAAGGCCCTCATGATATTCACGAGCTTTTTGGGCGAGAGGTTCGCCCAGAGGTTCCCCCTCACCCTCTCGGCGTCCATAACCTTCGAGCAGCTATATGAAGAAATAGAGGGCGACAGCGCGACGTGCACGGAGATATACGCCCTCTATTCGGGCCTCTCGGGCGTACCGCTGGACCAGGGCATAGCTGTAACCGGCTCCATGAACCAGAGGGGCGAGGTGCAGCCCATCGGCGGCGTGAACGAGAAGATAGAAGGGTTTTTCGAGATATGCAAGGCCAAGGGGCTCACGGGCGGACAGGGGGTAATAATACCGAGAAGGAACGTCAAGAACCTCATGCTCAAGAGGGAGGTCGTTGAGGCCGTAAGGGACGGGAAGTTCGCGATATACCCGATAGAGCACGTTGACGAAGGCCTCGAGATATTGACCGGCATGCCGGTCGGAGAAAGGGACGAGAAGGGCGGCTTTCCTGAGGGGAGCGTGAACCGGCTTGTCGAGGCGAGGCTGGAGACGCTCGCGAGGAGCTTCAAGGAGTTCGGAAGGCCCCCGGCCAAAAAGGAGCTGCCCGGCGGCGGAATGGGAGAGGCCGCAAAGGGGACGGACGGGAAAGGCGGGAAAGAAAAAGATGCTGGTCTATGA
- a CDS encoding radical SAM protein: protein MLVYEIFKSIQGESSYAGLPCVFIRLAGCNLGCRWCDTPYARVPDEASELSIGEVMREVARYGDCGLVEITGGEPLMQEETKELARMLADKGRTVLIETNGSVPVSGLDERVIKIVDVKCPSSGHAGSFLLDNLSHITPEDEIKLVVADRGDYDWAKEFMEEVLRGRTEKVLFAPVKPDLEPRDLADWIIRDGLRVRLQLQIHTYIWPEERGR from the coding sequence ATGCTGGTCTATGAGATATTCAAGAGTATCCAGGGGGAGTCGAGCTATGCCGGTCTACCCTGTGTTTTCATAAGGCTTGCGGGCTGCAACCTCGGGTGCAGGTGGTGCGACACCCCTTACGCCAGGGTCCCTGACGAGGCGAGCGAGCTTTCGATAGGCGAGGTCATGAGGGAAGTTGCGCGCTACGGCGACTGCGGGCTCGTCGAGATAACCGGGGGCGAGCCGCTCATGCAGGAGGAGACGAAGGAACTTGCCCGGATGCTCGCGGACAAGGGCCGAACCGTGCTCATCGAGACCAACGGCTCCGTGCCGGTCTCCGGCCTCGACGAGAGGGTCATAAAGATAGTCGATGTGAAGTGCCCTTCAAGCGGGCATGCCGGCTCCTTTCTACTTGATAACCTCTCCCACATAACCCCGGAGGACGAGATAAAGCTCGTGGTCGCCGACAGGGGCGACTACGACTGGGCCAAGGAGTTCATGGAAGAGGTGCTCCGGGGCAGGACCGAAAAAGTGCTCTTCGCGCCCGTGAAGCCCGATCTCGAACCCAGGGACCTCGCCGACTGGATAATCAGGGACGGGTTGCGGGTCAGGCTGCAGCTCCAGATCCATACCTACATATGGCCGGAGGAGCGCGGCAGGTAG
- the cobJ gene encoding precorrin-3B C(17)-methyltransferase: MLKEDKTRQGDGGSGKGAVYIIGIGPGGPGHLTGRALEMIRAADCVVGYTRYVGLVKHLAEGKKVFSTGMTHEVERCAQAIEFAREGKKVAVVSSGDAGIYGMAGLVFELLAASGNGDLEVEVVPGVPAFAAASALLGAPLMHDFASISLSDLLTDWKVIEERLDAAARADFVLVLYNPKSSKRVEGLGKALSIIGRHRKGSTPVGIVRNASRADEDAVLTTLDNVSALYDRIDMLTILIIGNSSTFLALGRMVTPRGYRLQGGAGG, from the coding sequence ATGCTTAAGGAAGATAAAACGCGGCAGGGTGACGGTGGCTCTGGCAAGGGCGCCGTTTACATCATAGGCATTGGGCCGGGAGGGCCCGGGCACCTTACCGGAAGGGCCCTCGAGATGATCAGGGCCGCCGACTGCGTCGTGGGCTATACGAGATACGTCGGCCTCGTAAAACACCTCGCAGAGGGGAAGAAGGTCTTCTCAACGGGCATGACCCATGAGGTCGAGCGCTGCGCCCAGGCGATCGAGTTTGCCAGGGAAGGTAAGAAGGTGGCCGTCGTCTCCTCGGGCGACGCTGGCATCTACGGCATGGCGGGGCTCGTCTTCGAGCTTCTTGCCGCCTCTGGAAACGGGGATTTGGAGGTGGAGGTCGTGCCGGGCGTCCCGGCATTTGCAGCGGCTTCGGCCCTTCTCGGCGCCCCGCTCATGCACGACTTCGCGTCCATCTCGCTTTCCGACCTTTTAACGGACTGGAAGGTCATAGAAGAAAGGCTCGATGCGGCTGCCAGGGCCGACTTCGTCCTCGTGCTCTACAACCCGAAAAGCTCCAAAAGGGTCGAGGGCCTCGGCAAGGCCCTTTCCATCATAGGCCGCCACAGGAAGGGCTCGACCCCGGTCGGCATAGTACGTAACGCTTCGCGCGCCGACGAGGACGCCGTATTGACCACCCTCGACAACGTCAGCGCCCTTTACGACAGGATAGACATGCTTACTATCCTCATAATAGGGAACTCATCCACCTTCCTCGCGCTGGGGAGGATGGTTACCCCGCGGGGCTACAGGCTCCAGGGAGGGGCCGGGGGCTGA
- a CDS encoding ABC transporter ATP-binding protein, producing MLEISLRKRLSGFSLDVDLSLDEELLVLFGPSGAGKSLVLKMISGIVRPDEGRVAAGGETLFDSNTGVNLPMRERKVGHLFQDYALFPHMTVSENIAYGIVGGNKDGARKKVGELITVMRLSGLEKRYPHELSGGQKQRTALARTLAAGPRVLLLDEPFSALDYQVREKLRADLLNIHRIYPITTVLVTHDLEEAFMLGKRIAVINNGAIEQAGTQEDVFYRPLTRNVARFMGVRNIFSGRVAALEGPHVIIDNPDIGMVKAPLPPGPALGPGTDVSFCIRPEEILIIRPDRVLGKVQDNILECMITGTVGRGSTHILYLEAGEGSTPLKAELPNFVLRKLGLAAGQRIKVSLKKENIWVIR from the coding sequence ATGCTGGAGATATCCCTCCGTAAAAGGCTTTCCGGCTTCAGCCTCGACGTGGACCTGTCGCTAGACGAGGAGCTTCTGGTGCTCTTCGGCCCTTCCGGCGCAGGCAAGAGCCTGGTCCTGAAGATGATCTCCGGCATAGTCAGGCCTGACGAGGGCAGGGTGGCCGCCGGGGGCGAGACGCTTTTCGATTCGAATACCGGCGTGAACCTGCCCATGAGGGAGAGGAAGGTAGGGCACCTCTTCCAGGACTACGCGCTTTTCCCGCACATGACCGTATCGGAGAATATAGCCTACGGCATAGTGGGCGGGAACAAGGACGGGGCCCGGAAGAAGGTAGGGGAGCTTATTACCGTAATGAGGCTCTCGGGGCTTGAAAAGAGATACCCGCACGAGCTCTCGGGCGGGCAGAAGCAGAGGACGGCCCTCGCGAGGACCCTTGCGGCCGGGCCCAGGGTGCTCCTCCTTGACGAGCCCTTCTCGGCCCTTGACTACCAGGTAAGGGAAAAGCTCAGGGCCGACCTCCTCAATATCCACCGCATCTACCCCATTACGACGGTCCTCGTAACCCACGACCTCGAAGAGGCCTTCATGCTGGGCAAAAGGATAGCGGTCATAAATAACGGCGCTATCGAGCAGGCCGGCACCCAGGAGGACGTCTTTTACAGGCCGCTTACGAGGAACGTGGCCAGGTTCATGGGTGTGCGCAATATCTTTTCAGGAAGAGTTGCCGCCCTGGAGGGGCCGCACGTCATCATAGACAACCCGGACATAGGCATGGTAAAGGCCCCATTGCCGCCCGGCCCGGCACTGGGCCCCGGGACGGACGTCTCTTTCTGCATACGTCCCGAGGAGATACTAATCATCAGGCCGGACAGGGTGCTCGGGAAGGTCCAGGACAACATACTCGAATGCATGATAACGGGCACTGTCGGCAGGGGTTCGACCCACATACTCTACCTGGAGGCAGGGGAGGGCAGCACCCCGCTAAAGGCGGAGCTTCCCAATTTTGTGCTTAGAAAACTTGGACTTGCGGCGGGCCAGCGTATCAAGGTATCATTGAAGAAGGAGAATATTTGGGTAATCCGATAG
- a CDS encoding cation diffusion facilitator family transporter, protein MDIHKHDTHGHEGVEADSGLKKRLLVSITLTSIIFIAELVGGFLTNSLALMTDAAHVFMDVFALSLSLFAIYIAELPPTEKRTYGFHRVEVFVSFINSFVLVLITGFIFYKGLLRFSNPEPVESAGVLIVGSIGLVVNLMVAKWLHGHAKEDLNVRSAFIHVVGDAAASVGVIISAVVIHFTGWYPIDPLISMAICALIINGAVKIIRESSHILLEGVPRDIDFGRVRDDILSPEGVSGVHSLHIWSICHNVYALSAHVDIVPTQRWRMGEIFNEINEKLAHDHHIFYTTLQAECSGCEPNDIFRKIAHRGRGHLH, encoded by the coding sequence ATGGACATACATAAACATGACACTCACGGGCATGAGGGGGTTGAAGCCGACTCCGGCCTAAAAAAGCGCCTCCTCGTATCCATAACGCTTACGAGCATCATCTTCATCGCCGAGCTGGTAGGCGGTTTCCTTACGAACTCGCTCGCCCTCATGACCGACGCGGCGCACGTCTTCATGGACGTCTTCGCGCTTTCGCTCTCGCTTTTCGCAATATACATAGCCGAGCTTCCGCCGACCGAGAAAAGGACCTACGGCTTTCACAGGGTCGAGGTCTTCGTGTCGTTCATCAACAGCTTCGTCCTCGTCCTCATAACCGGCTTCATCTTCTACAAGGGCCTCCTCCGCTTCTCCAACCCCGAGCCCGTCGAGAGCGCCGGGGTGCTCATCGTGGGCTCCATAGGCCTGGTCGTGAACCTGATGGTCGCGAAGTGGCTCCACGGCCACGCAAAGGAGGACCTGAACGTCAGGAGCGCCTTCATACACGTCGTGGGCGACGCGGCTGCCTCGGTGGGAGTCATAATCTCGGCCGTCGTGATACATTTCACGGGATGGTATCCCATCGACCCGCTCATAAGCATGGCCATCTGCGCGCTTATCATAAACGGGGCGGTAAAGATAATAAGGGAGTCCTCTCACATACTCCTTGAGGGGGTTCCGAGGGACATAGATTTCGGGAGGGTCAGGGACGATATACTCTCGCCCGAGGGCGTATCAGGAGTGCACAGCCTGCACATCTGGTCCATATGCCACAACGTCTACGCCCTGAGCGCGCACGTGGACATAGTGCCGACCCAGAGGTGGAGGATGGGGGAGATATTCAATGAGATCAACGAGAAGCTCGCGCACGACCACCATATCTTCTACACCACCCTGCAGGCCGAGTGCTCCGGGTGCGAGCCAAACGACATATTCCGGAAGATAGCCCACAGGGGGCGCGGGCACCTGCATTGA
- a CDS encoding phosphopentomutase — MPHFDRVILIVFDGLGIGELPDAEAYGDEGSHTLDNTSRAVNGLKVPVLASLGLGHIDGVREIPRVERPSGSFGRMREASPGKDTATGHWEMAGVVLDKPFPVFPQGFPPGIMESFTNETGWGWLWGKTASGTDIIERFGEEHLKTRKLIVYTSADSVFQIAAHESVLPVEGLYRVCEKTRLIADAYNIGRVIARPFTGEPGAFRRLPARKDFSVPPPYKTLLDNIVEAGLEVAGIGKIGDIFVHKGITSEVHTSSNDDGIDRTIEVMERKSRGLVFTNLVDFDTYYGHRNDPRGFAEALSRMDARLPEIMERLGPDDILFITGDHGCDPTTPSTDHSREHVPLLVYGDAVRPGEDLGTRQTFSDLGATIASALGVRAPRNGISFLDHILK; from the coding sequence ATGCCGCATTTCGACCGGGTAATCCTTATCGTGTTCGACGGCCTTGGAATAGGCGAGCTCCCTGACGCGGAGGCGTACGGCGACGAAGGCTCCCATACGCTCGACAATACCTCCCGCGCGGTCAACGGGCTCAAGGTGCCTGTTCTCGCATCCCTGGGCCTCGGGCACATCGATGGCGTGCGCGAGATACCGCGCGTTGAGAGGCCTTCCGGCTCTTTTGGCCGGATGAGGGAGGCCTCGCCGGGGAAGGACACCGCGACCGGCCATTGGGAGATGGCCGGGGTCGTGCTGGACAAGCCCTTCCCGGTATTTCCCCAGGGCTTCCCACCCGGGATAATGGAATCGTTCACGAACGAGACAGGCTGGGGCTGGCTCTGGGGCAAGACCGCCTCGGGCACCGACATCATCGAGCGCTTCGGCGAGGAGCACCTGAAGACAAGGAAGCTCATAGTCTACACCTCGGCTGACAGCGTCTTCCAGATTGCAGCGCACGAAAGCGTGCTGCCCGTGGAAGGATTATACAGGGTATGCGAAAAGACGAGGCTCATTGCCGACGCCTACAATATCGGGCGCGTCATAGCGCGCCCGTTCACCGGTGAGCCCGGTGCCTTCAGGAGGCTCCCGGCAAGGAAGGACTTTTCGGTCCCGCCGCCGTACAAGACCCTACTCGACAACATAGTAGAAGCCGGGCTCGAGGTGGCGGGCATCGGAAAGATCGGCGACATATTCGTCCACAAAGGCATTACCAGCGAGGTCCACACTTCGAGCAACGACGACGGCATTGACAGGACCATCGAGGTAATGGAGCGGAAGTCGCGCGGGCTCGTCTTCACCAACCTCGTGGACTTCGATACCTACTACGGCCACAGGAACGACCCCCGCGGGTTCGCGGAGGCATTGAGCCGCATGGATGCGCGCCTCCCTGAGATAATGGAAAGGCTCGGCCCGGATGATATCCTTTTCATTACCGGCGACCACGGCTGCGACCCCACGACCCCCTCGACCGACCATTCGAGGGAGCATGTCCCGCTACTCGTATACGGCGATGCCGTCCGGCCCGGAGAGGACCTCGGCACGCGCCAGACCTTTTCAGACCTGGGTGCGACGATCGCCTCCGCGCTCGGAGTAAGAGCCCCCCGGAACGGGATATCCTTCCTCGACCATATCCTCAAGTAG
- a CDS encoding PilZ domain-containing protein, whose product MGPDDIKRLRYLFGWSQERLARELGVSFSTVNRWEKGRSRPSPLAISTLATLGAGFSVNKRSSPRFASGLPLDFRIAGHAVSFSSVIENISSGGLMFNTAEELGPGDLLTLGFSPDSGPQRVLDADVVWVMEKGGNRRVGVRFHPGI is encoded by the coding sequence ATGGGTCCTGATGATATCAAGCGGTTGAGGTATTTATTCGGGTGGTCGCAGGAGAGGCTGGCGCGGGAGCTGGGAGTAAGCTTCTCGACGGTTAACAGGTGGGAGAAGGGCAGGTCAAGGCCGAGCCCGCTGGCAATAAGCACATTGGCAACTTTGGGGGCGGGCTTCTCGGTGAACAAGAGGTCGTCTCCGAGGTTCGCCTCCGGGCTTCCGCTGGACTTCAGAATAGCAGGCCATGCAGTCTCTTTCAGCTCGGTAATCGAGAACATAAGCTCAGGGGGGCTCATGTTCAACACCGCCGAGGAGCTTGGCCCTGGAGACCTGCTGACCCTCGGGTTCAGCCCGGACAGCGGCCCGCAGCGGGTCCTCGACGCGGATGTGGTCTGGGTAATGGAAAAAGGCGGGAACAGGCGTGTCGGGGTGCGCTTCCACCCGGGGATTTGA
- a CDS encoding PAS domain-containing sensor histidine kinase produces MLKEGSLSLDRQGRIIRFSHSLEEMLGYSSEEVMGREFSILVPPGAESPVEVLLNGPEDEPHHASRKTGILRKDGTVSEPYMSIHHLRDRTGALYSVLLTLSVRKSGLPAFLTEEFRRIFKFSNDGVAITDRDGSIIDVNPAFLDTYGYQRHEVLGKNPRILKSHHSTVGLYETMWNDILDPSKGFWRGEIINIARDGTEVPVLLSINAIKDEQGEIRNFLGIAFNMAREKKLEKLRKMYIDHIVHDIRGPLTSISINSELLLMGQELSEKSRKKLNVILSSAQKIESMTSDILEFSRAENGKLALRKGAVKLPDIVRDAALPFEGSGKKLFAGGAPMSDGSLDFEVYADEDKLRRVIYNLLSNAFKHASEIVDLSAEAGPDGLKFTVWNDGKGIPQEEAERIFDAFYQTAEGVKTGGAGLGLSIVKSFVEAHGGRVWVEAGKERGVTFGFTIPFEGASSSAP; encoded by the coding sequence ATGTTGAAGGAAGGCAGCCTCAGCCTCGACAGGCAGGGGCGCATAATAAGGTTCAGCCACAGCCTCGAGGAGATGCTCGGCTATTCATCGGAGGAGGTAATGGGAAGGGAGTTCTCCATCCTGGTCCCGCCCGGAGCGGAGTCCCCTGTAGAGGTTCTTCTCAACGGCCCCGAGGATGAGCCGCACCACGCTTCCAGAAAGACGGGCATACTCCGGAAGGACGGGACGGTCTCCGAGCCGTACATGTCAATACACCACTTGAGGGACCGCACGGGCGCGCTCTATTCCGTCCTCCTTACGCTGTCGGTCAGGAAGAGCGGTCTTCCTGCCTTCCTTACCGAGGAGTTCAGGCGCATATTCAAGTTCTCCAATGACGGGGTCGCCATAACCGACCGGGACGGCTCCATAATAGACGTAAACCCCGCTTTCCTCGATACCTACGGCTACCAGAGGCACGAGGTCCTGGGCAAAAACCCGCGCATCCTAAAATCCCATCACTCGACTGTGGGCCTCTACGAGACGATGTGGAATGACATTCTCGACCCCTCGAAAGGCTTCTGGAGGGGGGAGATAATAAATATCGCCCGGGACGGCACGGAGGTGCCGGTGCTCCTTTCGATAAACGCGATAAAGGACGAGCAGGGCGAGATAAGGAACTTCCTTGGCATCGCCTTCAACATGGCCAGGGAGAAGAAGCTCGAGAAGCTCCGGAAGATGTACATAGACCATATCGTCCATGACATCAGGGGGCCGCTTACCTCGATTTCCATAAACTCCGAGCTCCTGCTCATGGGCCAGGAGCTTTCTGAAAAGTCCAGGAAGAAGCTGAACGTGATACTCTCCTCGGCCCAGAAAATAGAATCCATGACCTCCGACATACTCGAGTTCAGCAGGGCCGAGAACGGCAAGCTGGCGTTGAGGAAGGGGGCCGTAAAGCTCCCGGACATCGTCAGGGACGCGGCCCTTCCCTTCGAGGGCTCGGGGAAAAAGCTTTTCGCCGGCGGCGCGCCCATGTCGGACGGATCCCTCGATTTCGAGGTCTACGCGGACGAGGACAAGCTGAGGAGGGTCATTTACAACCTCTTGAGCAATGCCTTCAAGCACGCCTCGGAAATCGTGGACCTCTCGGCGGAAGCAGGTCCTGACGGCCTCAAGTTCACGGTCTGGAACGACGGGAAGGGCATTCCCCAGGAGGAGGCTGAAAGAATATTCGACGCCTTCTACCAGACCGCCGAAGGTGTAAAGACCGGCGGCGCCGGGCTGGGACTCAGCATCGTAAAGAGTTTTGTAGAGGCCCACGGCGGAAGGGTCTGGGTAGAGGCCGGGAAAGAGAGGGGCGTTACCTTCGGCTTTACGATACCTTTCGAGGGGGCGAGCTCAAGCGCGCCTTGA
- the modB gene encoding molybdate ABC transporter permease subunit — translation MDLFPLYITVKVSLTATVITVAVGLVLAWVMAKRDFWGKSLVDVVIMQPLVIPPTVLGYYLLTAFGRSGRLGAFLSDTLGIELVFTWKGAVIAAFISSLPLFVKPARAALEGVGSELEDAARLLGKTELQVITTITLPLAWRGLFAGAVMAFARATGEFGATLMIAGNIPGLTQTLPIAIYDAVQAGDYATANLLVGIITLFSFTVLFIANRFSRVRF, via the coding sequence ATGGATCTCTTTCCGCTTTACATTACCGTAAAGGTATCGCTCACGGCGACTGTAATAACCGTCGCCGTAGGCCTTGTCCTCGCATGGGTCATGGCAAAGCGGGATTTTTGGGGGAAAAGTCTCGTCGACGTGGTCATAATGCAGCCGCTCGTCATCCCGCCGACGGTACTCGGATATTATCTGCTCACGGCATTCGGCAGGTCGGGCCGGCTCGGGGCCTTCCTCTCCGACACGCTCGGCATCGAGCTCGTTTTCACCTGGAAGGGGGCGGTCATAGCCGCGTTCATCTCGTCGCTCCCGCTTTTTGTAAAGCCCGCGAGGGCCGCGCTCGAAGGCGTGGGCTCAGAGCTCGAGGACGCGGCAAGGCTCCTCGGAAAGACCGAGCTGCAGGTAATAACGACCATAACCCTGCCGCTTGCGTGGCGGGGGCTATTCGCGGGCGCGGTCATGGCCTTTGCGCGCGCAACCGGCGAGTTCGGCGCAACGCTCATGATAGCAGGGAACATCCCGGGCCTCACCCAGACCCTCCCCATAGCCATTTACGACGCGGTCCAGGCCGGGGACTACGCGACCGCCAACCTGCTCGTCGGCATAATAACGCTTTTCTCGTTCACTGTGCTCTTCATAGCCAACAGGTTCAGCCGGGTGAGGTTCTGA